CGCCCACGCCCACGATCCCATGCCGGTGCGCGACCCGTTGCCGAAGTCGGGAAGCGGCAACAGCATGAGGTCGTCGCCGGCTGCCTCCTTGTACGGCGCATACATCCAGTGGCTGGTCCACGATGGGCGCGCGCTTCTGCAGGAAGTTCGAGTCGTCGGCGGCGTCGCGGTCGACCAAGCCGTCCTGCACCCACCTCTGGAACGTCTCCAGCGCCGCGACGGCCTCGGGGCTGTTGAGCACGCCGTCGGCGGTCGCCTCGCCCTCGGTGTCCACCAGGCCGGCACCCGCCGACCACAGGATGGGCGCGAACGCGTAGCTGAACGACTCGCCCTGCGAGCCGTACCAGAACTTCGGGTCGAGCGGATGCTCGTAGCCTGCGTCCTTGAGGTCGCGCAGGATCTGCTCGAACTCCTCGGCCGTCCAGGCGTCTTCGTAGCTCGACGGGATCCGCGCCCCGACCTCCTCCAAGCGCGGACGCCACGCCCACAGACCCAACCCGGAGTCCTGGCTGCCGATGCCCCACAGCTCGTCGGCGTAGGTGCCCTGCTCGACGATCGACGGCAGCAGCCGGTCGCGCAGGTTGTCGGGGACGCACTCCCCATGGGCTTGTGCGCCCGCGCCCAGTTGCTCGACCACCAGTCCGTCAGGGTCGGCGGGACCCGCCCATGACCGGTGCTAGGGTCCCAGCGGTGCCCGCCCGAGGCACCGGACGGAGGCACGCGTGCGGGTGGCACAGGCCGTCGCGCAGACGTTGGCGGCACTGGGGGTCGAGCACCTCTTCGGTGTGATCGGCAGCGGCAACTTCGACGTGGCCACCGCGCTGCACGCCGCACGTGTCCGGTTCGTCCATGCACGCCACGAGTGCGCCGCGGTGTGCATGGCCGACGGCTACGCGCGAGTGTCTGGCAGGGTCGGCGTCGCCACCTGCCACCAGGGACCCGGGCTCACCAACGCGCTGACGGGGCTGACCGAGG
The sequence above is a segment of the Euzebyales bacterium genome. Coding sequences within it:
- a CDS encoding thiamine pyrophosphate-binding protein is translated as MRVAQAVAQTLAALGVEHLFGVIGSGNFDVATALHAARVRFVHARHECAAVCMADGYARVSGRVGVATCHQGPGLTNALTGLTE